One region of Camelina sativa cultivar DH55 chromosome 6, Cs, whole genome shotgun sequence genomic DNA includes:
- the LOC104792632 gene encoding protein trichome birefringence-like 34, with product MAKRQLLMLGIRASFHTIAAVLVAGVIFTAVFLSRNGVPKEYNQSHGVSDRGGDSGRECNLFEGKWVFDNESYPLYKEEDCKFMSDQLACEKFGRKDLSYKFWRWQPHTCDLPRFNGTKLLERLRNKRMVYVGDSLNRGQWVSMVCMVSSVITNPNAMYMHNNGSNLITFKSLEYNATIDFYWAPLLVESNSDDPTNHRLPDRIVRIQSIERHARHWTESDIIVFNSYLWWRMPHIKSLWGSFEKLDGIYKEVEMVRVYEMALQTLSQWLEVHVNPNLTKLFFMSMSPTHERAEEWGGKLRENCYGETSKIDKEGYTGKGSDPKMMRVLENVLDGLKSRGLNMQMINITQLSEYRKEGHPSIYRKQWEVPSKENEIVNPNSNSDCIHWCLPGVPDVWNELLYAYIVDNHSS from the exons ATGGCAAAGCGACAACTGTTGATGCTTGGAATTAGGGCAAGCTTTCACACTATCGCTGCCGTGCTTGTGGCCGGAGTAATATTCACTGCCGTGTTTTTGTCCCGAAATGGTGTGCCAAAGGAATACAATCAGAGCCACGGTGTTTCGGACCGAGGGGGAGATAGTGGGAGGGAGTGTAATTTGTTTGAAGGGAAATGGGTATTTGATAACGAGTCATACCCTctttataaagaagaagattgcaAGTTCATGTCTGACCAGTTGGCTTGTGAGAAGTTTGGGAGGAAAGATTTGAGTTACAAATTCTGGAGGTGGCAACCTCACACATGCGATCTCCCAAG GTTCAACGGGACAAAGTTGCTGGAGAGGCTAAGAAATAAGAGGATGGTGTACGTAGGAGACTCCTTGAACAGAGGCCAATGGGTATCAATGGTGTGTATGGTTAGTTCGGTCATTACTAACCCAAATGCGATGTATATGCACAACAATGGCTCTAACCTTATCACCTTCAAATCTCTC GAGTACAATGCGACAATAGACTTCTATTGGGCTCCTTTACTGGTGGAATCCAACTCGGACGACCCAACAAACCATAGATTACCCGATCGGATAGTTCGGATCCAATCAATAGAGAGACATGCAAGGCATTGGACAGAATCTGATATCATCGTCTTCAACTCTTATTTATGGTGGAGAATGCCTCATATCAAGtcatt gtgGGGGTCGTTTGAGAAGTTAGATGGAATATACAAGGAAGTGGAGATGGTGAGGGTTTATGAGATGGCTTTGCAAACTCTTTCTCAGTGGTTGGAGGTTCACGTGAACCCCAATCTTACCAAACTTTTTTTCATGTCCATGTCTCCCACCCATGAAAG GGCTGAAGAATGGGGAGGAAAACTTCGTGAGAATTGTTATGGAGAAACTAGTAAAATAGATAAAGAAGGATATACTGGAAAAGGGTCGGATCCAAAGATGATGAGAGTCTTAGAAAATGTGCTTGACGGGCTTAAAAGTCGAGGATTGAACATGCAGATGATAAACATTACGCAACTATCGGAGTATCGAAAAGAAGGTCATCCTTCGATCTACAGAAAACAGTGGGAAGTACCATCGAAGGAAAATGAAATCGTGAATCCAAATAGTAACTCAGATTGTATACATTGGTGTTTGCCTGGAGTTCCTGATGTTTGGAATGAACTCCTTTATGCTTATATTGTTGATAATCACTCTAGTTGA
- the LOC104792631 gene encoding abscisic acid receptor PYL4, translating to MLAVHRPSSAVSDGDSVQIPMMIASFQKRFPSLSRDSTAARFHTHEVGPNQCCSAVVQEISAPISTVWSVVRRFDNPQAYKHFLKSCSVIGGDGGNVGSLRKVHVVSGLPAGSSTERLDILDDERHVISFSVVGGDHRLSNYRSVTTLHPSPISGTVVVESYVVDVPPGNTKEETCDFVDVIVRCNLQSLAKIAEHTAAESKKKMSL from the coding sequence ATGCTCGCCGTTCACCGTCCTTCCTCCGCCGTATCCGACGGAGATTCCGTTCAGATTCCGATGATGATCGCGTCGTTTCAAAAACGTTTTCCTTCTCTCTCACGCGACTCCACGGCGGCACGTTTTCACACGCACGAGGTTGGTCCAAACCAGTGTTGCTCCGCCGTGGTACAAGAGATCTCCGCTCCAATCTCCACCGTATGGTCCGTCGTACGCCGCTTCGATAACCCACAAGCTTACAAACACTTCCTCAAAAGCTGTAGCGTCATAGGCGGAGACGGCGGTAACGTTGGTAGCCTACGTAAAGTCCACGTGGTTTCTGGCCTCCCCGCCGGAAGCTCCACCGAGAGACTCGATATCCTTGACGACGAACGCCACGTCATCAGCTTCAGCGTTGTTGGTGGTGACCACCGGCTTTCTAACTACCGATCCGTCACGACCCTTCACCCTTCTCCGATCTCCGGTACCGTCGTTGTGGAATCTTACGTGGTTGATGTTCCTCCGGGAAACACAAAGGAAGAGACTTGTGACTTCGTTGACGTTATCGTACGATGCAATCTTCAATCTCTTGCGAAAATAGCCGAGCATACAGCGGCggagagcaagaagaagatgtcTCTGTAA
- the LOC104792628 gene encoding 40S ribosomal protein S4-3 codes for MARGLKKHLKRLNAPKHWMLDKLGGAFAPKPSSGPHKSRECLPLVLILRNRLKYALTYREVISILMQRHIQVDGKVRTDKTYPAGFMDVVSIPKTNESFRLLYDTKGRFRLHSIRDEEAKFKLCKVRSIQFGQKGIPYLNTYDGRTIRYPDPLIKPNDTIKLDLEANKIVEFIKFDVGNVVMVTGGRNRGRVGVIKNREKHKGSFETIHIQDSTGHEFATRLGNVFTLGKGTKPWVSLPKGKGIKLTIIEEARKRLSAQQAA; via the exons ATG GCAAGGGGATTGAAGAAGCATTTGAAGAGGCTTAATGCCCCTAAGCATTGGATGCTTGACAAACTTGGTGGTGCCTTT GCCCCCAAGCCATCTTCTGGACCACACAAGTCAAGGGAGTGCCTTCCCCTTGTTCTTATCCTCCGTAATAGATTGAAGTATGCTTTGACATACCGTGAGGTGATTTCTATCTTGATGCAAAGGCATATCCAAGTTGACGGGAAAGTGAGGACTGACAAGACGTACCCTGCTGGTTTCATGG ATGTTGTGTCTATCCCAAAAACAAATGAAAGCTTCCGTCTTCTGTATGACACCAAGGGACGTTTCCGTCTCCATTCCATCAGGGATGAGGAGGCAAAG TTCAAGCTGTGCAAAGTGAGATCTATCCAGTTTGGTCAGAAGGGCATTCCTTACCTGAACACCTATGATGGTCGCACTATCCGTTACCCCGACCCGCTTATCAAGCCAAATGATACTATCAAGCTCGACCTTGAGGCGAACAAGATTGTGGAGTTTATCAAGTTTGATGTGGGCAACGTTGTGATGGTTActggaggaagaaacagagggCGTGTTGGTGTGATCAAGAACCGTGAAAAGCACAAGGGAAGCTTTGAGACCATCCATATTCAAGACTCAACAGGACATGAATTTGCAACGAGGTTAGGGAATGTGTTCACCCTTGGAAAAGGAACAAAGCCGTGGGTTTCACTTCCAAAAGGAAAAGGTATTAAGCTTACCATCATTGAGGAGGCTAGGAAGAGGCTTTCAGCTCAACAAGCTGCTTAA
- the LOC104792629 gene encoding uncharacterized protein At5g01610 isoform X2, with product MDQILNKVGSYWLGQKANKEFNSVGDDFNSLSSSIEGGTKWLVNKLKGKMQKPLPELLKEFGLPVGIFPQDATNYEFNEDTGKLTVFIPETCEVGYRDSSVLRFSTTVTGYLEKGKLAEVEGLKTKVMIWVKVTCVSADTSKVYFTAGMKKSRSRDAYEVIRPGVGVDKF from the exons aTGGATCAGATACTGAACAAAGTTGGCTCTTATTGGTTAGGGCAAAAGGCTAACAAAGAGTTCAATTCCGTCGGTGACGATTTCAAT TCATTGTCTAGCAGTATTGAAGGAGGTACCAAATGGTTGGTCAACAAACTCAAAG GAAAAATGCAGAAGCCATTACCTGAGTTGCTGAAGGAATTTGGTTTACCAGTTGGGATCTTTCCACAGGATGCTACAAACTATGAGTTCAATGAAGACACAGGTAAACTGACTGTATTCATCCCTGAGACCTGTGAGGTTGGGTACAGAGATTCATCGGTTCTGCGGTTTTCAACTACGGTAACTGGTTACCTGGAGAAAGGGAAACTAGCAGAAGTGGAAGGTTTGAAAACAAAGGTGATGATCTGGGTGAAAGTGACTTGTGTCTCAGCAGACACATCGAAGGTATATTTCACGGCTGGGATGAAGAAAAGCAGGAGCAGAGATGCTTATGAGGTTATACGGCCTGGTGTTGGTGTTGATAAATTCTAG
- the LOC104699297 gene encoding uncharacterized protein At5g01610-like — translation MDQILNKVGLYWLGHKGNKEFNSVGDDFNKPLPELLKEFGLPVGIFPQDATNYEFNEETGKLTVFVPETSEIGYTDSSVLRFSTT, via the exons ATGGATCAGATACTGAACAAAGTTGGCCTTTATTGGTTAGGGCATAAGGGTAACAAAGAGTTCAACTCCGTCGGTGACGATTTCAAT AAGCCATTGCCTGAGTTGCTGAAGGAATTTGGTCTACCTGTTGGTATCTTTCCACAGGATGCTACAAACTATGAGTTCAACGAAGAAACGGGTAAATTGACTGTATTCGTCCCTGAGACCAGTGAGATTGGGTACACAGATTCATCGGTTCTGCGGTTTTCAACTACATAA
- the LOC104792627 gene encoding uncharacterized protein LOC104792627 isoform X2, translating into MISSMEEGEKTDREEEEDEGEGQESKASSNSTVEESDKKTKVRPYVRSKVPRLRWTPDLHLRFVRAVERLGGQERATPKLVRQMMNIKGLSIAHVKSHLQMYRSKKIDDHGQDRNIYKLSQLPMFRGYNHNNDSPFRYGSKFSNASLWSSSSHETNRSLVDQIRPGLIRSSSVSNNIRGSEYWTNNRSFQNIYSSSVSNHLPKLRHDHQERTNSVSIQGHSSRTLEKFQIGVEERINMHAYCNKTTGKRNASKSLDLDLDLSLKITQPEKTVSEETESAATTTDQTLSLSLCSGSSALKKSRLIKTDDEEDRTVKSGCRQASTLDLTL; encoded by the exons atgatcTCAAGTATGGAGGAAGGTGAGAAAACtgatagagaagaagaggaggacgaAGGAGAAGGCCAAGAGAGTAAGGCTTCCAGCAATAGTACAGTAGAAGAGAGCGATAAGAAGACAAAGGTTAGGCCTTATGTGAGATCTAAAGTCCCTCGACTCCGGTGGACTCCTGATCTCCATCTTCGTTTTGTCCGCGCGGTGGAGAGGCTTGGAGGTCAAGAAA GAGCAACACCAAAGTTGGTTCGTCagatgatgaacatcaaagggCTTAGTATTGCTCATGTCAAGAGCCATCTACAG ATGTACAGAAGCAAGAAGATAGATGATCACGGTCAAG ATCGAAATATCTATAAACTAAGTCAGCTACCAATGTTCCGAGGCTATAATCATAACAATGATTCTCCATTCAG ATATGGAAGTAAATTTTCAAATGCTTCGTTGTGGAGTTCTAGCTCTCACGAAACAAACCGGAGTTTGGTAGACCAAATTAGGCCCGGTTTAATCCGCAGCTCATCGGTTAGCAATAATATACGTGGTAGTGAATATTGGACTAACAACAGGTCTTTCCAAAACATCTACTCTTCTTCAGTCTCTAATCACTTACCAAAACTAAGACACGATCATCAAGAACGGACCAATTCAGTCAGCATTCAAGGACACTCATCAAGAACGTTAGAAAAGTTCCAGATCGGCGTTGAAGAGAGAATTAATATGCATGCTTACTGTAACAAGACAACGGGAAAAAGAAACGCAAGTAAGAGCCTTGATCTTGATCTCGATCTCTCTCTTAAGATAACACAACCCGAGAAGACAGTTTCGGAAGAGACAgaatcagcagcaacaacaacggATCAAACGTTGTCCTTGTCGTTATGTTCGGGGTCGTCTGCATTGAAAAAGAGCCGACTGATCAAGACAGATGATGAAGAGGATCGGACGGTTAAGAGTGGTTGTCGTCAGGCAAGTACTCTGGATCTGACTCTATGA
- the LOC104792629 gene encoding uncharacterized protein At5g01610 isoform X1, whose amino-acid sequence MDQILNKVGSYWLGQKANKEFNSVGDDFNSLSSSIEGGTKWLVNKLKDGKMQKPLPELLKEFGLPVGIFPQDATNYEFNEDTGKLTVFIPETCEVGYRDSSVLRFSTTVTGYLEKGKLAEVEGLKTKVMIWVKVTCVSADTSKVYFTAGMKKSRSRDAYEVIRPGVGVDKF is encoded by the exons aTGGATCAGATACTGAACAAAGTTGGCTCTTATTGGTTAGGGCAAAAGGCTAACAAAGAGTTCAATTCCGTCGGTGACGATTTCAAT TCATTGTCTAGCAGTATTGAAGGAGGTACCAAATGGTTGGTCAACAAACTCAAAGATG GAAAAATGCAGAAGCCATTACCTGAGTTGCTGAAGGAATTTGGTTTACCAGTTGGGATCTTTCCACAGGATGCTACAAACTATGAGTTCAATGAAGACACAGGTAAACTGACTGTATTCATCCCTGAGACCTGTGAGGTTGGGTACAGAGATTCATCGGTTCTGCGGTTTTCAACTACGGTAACTGGTTACCTGGAGAAAGGGAAACTAGCAGAAGTGGAAGGTTTGAAAACAAAGGTGATGATCTGGGTGAAAGTGACTTGTGTCTCAGCAGACACATCGAAGGTATATTTCACGGCTGGGATGAAGAAAAGCAGGAGCAGAGATGCTTATGAGGTTATACGGCCTGGTGTTGGTGTTGATAAATTCTAG
- the LOC104792626 gene encoding ammonium transporter 2, with translation MAGAYDPRLPEVPEWLNKGDNAWQLTAATLVGLQSMPGLVILYASIVKKKWAVNSAFMALYAFAAVLLCWVLLCYKMAFGDELLPFWGKGGPAFDQGYLKSRAKIPKSKTMAPLFPMATLVYFQFTFAAITTILVAGSVLGRMNIKAWMAFVPLWLIFSYTVGAYSLWGGGFLYQWGVIDYSGGYVIHLSSGVAGFVAAYWVGPRPKADRERFPPNNVLLMLAGAGLLWMGWSGFNGGAPYAANLTSSIAVLNTNLSAATSLLVWTTLDVIFFGKPSVIGAIQGMVTGLAGVTPGAGLMQTWAAIIVGIVSGTAPWASMMILHKKSALLQKVDDTLAVFYTHAVAGLLGGIMTGLFAHPDLCELILPEPKTRGAFYGGNGGKQLLKQLAGAAFIAVWNLVSTTIILLAIRMFIPLRMAEEELGIGDDAAHGEEAYALWGDGEKFDATRHVQQFERDQEAAHPSYVHGARGVTIVL, from the exons ATGGCCGGAGCTTACGATCCAAGATTACCGGAAGTACCTGAATGGCTCAACAAAGGAGACAACGCATGGCAACTTACAGCAGCGACTCTGGTTGGTCTACAAAGCATGCCAGGTCTTGTTATCCTCTACGCTTCCATCGTCAAGAAGAAATGGGCTGTGAATTCAGCTTTCATGGCTCTTTACGCCTTCGCCGCCGTTCTTCTCTGTTGGGTTCTCCTCTGTTACAAAATGGCTTTCGGAGATGAGCTTTTGCCTTTCTGGGGTAAAGGCGGTCCAGCTTTTGACCAAGGATACCTAAAGAGCAGAGCAAAG ATCCCAAAAAGTAAAACCATGGCGCCGTTGTTTCCGATGGCGACGTTGGTTTATTTTCAGTTTACGTTCGCGGCGATAACGACGATATTAGTGGCGGGATCGGTGTTGGGGAGGATGAATATCAAAGCTTGGATGGCGTTTGTGCCGTTGTGGTTGATCTTTAGCTACACAGTTGGAGCTTATAGTCTTTGGGGAGGTGGGTTTTTGTATCAATGGGGTGTTATTGATTACTCCGGTGGTTATGTTATTCATCTCTCCTCCGGTGTTGCCGGCTTCGTCGCCGCTTATTGG GTAGGACCTAGGCCTAAGGCTGACAGAGAGAGATTCCCACCGAACAATGTTCTTCTAATGCTCGCTGGAGCTGGCCTTCTATGGATGGGATGGTCAGGTTTTAACGGTGGTGCTCCTTACGCCGCTAACTTAACCTCCTCGATCGCTGTGCTCAACACCAATCTTTCTGCCGCGACAAGCCTCCTTGTATGGACCACACTTGATGTTATCTTCTTTGGTAAACCTTCTGTCATCGGAGCCATTCAAGGCATGGTTACTGGCCTAGCCGGCGTCACTCCCGGAGCAG GGTTGATGCAAACATGGGCAGCTATAATAGTTGGAATAGTCTCAGGAACAGCTCCATGGGCCTCTATGATGATCCTTCACAAGAAATCCGCTCTCCTACAAAAG GTTGATGATACATTAGCGGTGTTTTACACACACGCTGTGGCCGGTTTACTAGGTGGAATAATGACAGGCTTGTTTGCACATCCTGATCTCTGCGAATTGATACTTCCTGAGCCAAAGACGAGAGGAGCTTTCTACGGCGGCAATGGCGGCAAACAGCTTTTGAAACAGTTAGCCGGAGCTGCCTTCATTGCTGTCTGGAACTTAGTGTCGACGACAATCATACTACTCGCTATCAGGATGTTCATACCATTGAGAATGGCTGAAGAAGAGCTTGGTATTGGAGACGACGC
- the LOC104792627 gene encoding two-component response regulator ARR18-like isoform X1 → MISSMEEGEKTDREEEEDEGEGQESKASSNSTVEESDKKTKVRPYVRSKVPRLRWTPDLHLRFVRAVERLGGQERATPKLVRQMMNIKGLSIAHVKSHLQMYRSKKIDDHGQAISDDKYLFDTSTDRNIYKLSQLPMFRGYNHNNDSPFRYGSKFSNASLWSSSSHETNRSLVDQIRPGLIRSSSVSNNIRGSEYWTNNRSFQNIYSSSVSNHLPKLRHDHQERTNSVSIQGHSSRTLEKFQIGVEERINMHAYCNKTTGKRNASKSLDLDLDLSLKITQPEKTVSEETESAATTTDQTLSLSLCSGSSALKKSRLIKTDDEEDRTVKSGCRQASTLDLTL, encoded by the exons atgatcTCAAGTATGGAGGAAGGTGAGAAAACtgatagagaagaagaggaggacgaAGGAGAAGGCCAAGAGAGTAAGGCTTCCAGCAATAGTACAGTAGAAGAGAGCGATAAGAAGACAAAGGTTAGGCCTTATGTGAGATCTAAAGTCCCTCGACTCCGGTGGACTCCTGATCTCCATCTTCGTTTTGTCCGCGCGGTGGAGAGGCTTGGAGGTCAAGAAA GAGCAACACCAAAGTTGGTTCGTCagatgatgaacatcaaagggCTTAGTATTGCTCATGTCAAGAGCCATCTACAG ATGTACAGAAGCAAGAAGATAGATGATCACGGTCAAG CCATATCTGATGACAAATATCTATTTGACACTTCCACAGATCGAAATATCTATAAACTAAGTCAGCTACCAATGTTCCGAGGCTATAATCATAACAATGATTCTCCATTCAG ATATGGAAGTAAATTTTCAAATGCTTCGTTGTGGAGTTCTAGCTCTCACGAAACAAACCGGAGTTTGGTAGACCAAATTAGGCCCGGTTTAATCCGCAGCTCATCGGTTAGCAATAATATACGTGGTAGTGAATATTGGACTAACAACAGGTCTTTCCAAAACATCTACTCTTCTTCAGTCTCTAATCACTTACCAAAACTAAGACACGATCATCAAGAACGGACCAATTCAGTCAGCATTCAAGGACACTCATCAAGAACGTTAGAAAAGTTCCAGATCGGCGTTGAAGAGAGAATTAATATGCATGCTTACTGTAACAAGACAACGGGAAAAAGAAACGCAAGTAAGAGCCTTGATCTTGATCTCGATCTCTCTCTTAAGATAACACAACCCGAGAAGACAGTTTCGGAAGAGACAgaatcagcagcaacaacaacggATCAAACGTTGTCCTTGTCGTTATGTTCGGGGTCGTCTGCATTGAAAAAGAGCCGACTGATCAAGACAGATGATGAAGAGGATCGGACGGTTAAGAGTGGTTGTCGTCAGGCAAGTACTCTGGATCTGACTCTATGA